CGCAGCGGGCGCAGGCCGTTCGCGGTGAGGACATTCTTCTGCTCGGCCGCGGCGTCCGTCACATGCGTGGGCGAGGGCACCACCGGCGCGGAGGACACCCCACCCGCTCCGGGCTCCACCGTCAGCTCCACCGGCTCGGTGCGCGCCACCTCGTAGCGGCCCGTCCGCGGATCGAAATAGGGGAACTCCAGCGGCGGCAGCGAGAAGGTGCCCGTGCGCTGCGCCATCACCAGGTACTCCTGCACCCGGCGGCCCTGGATGCGCCACTTGTCCGGAACCACCTTGTCGGTGGTGGTCGGGTCGTACACCTTGAGCGCGGGGGGCGCCTCGAGCCGGGGCGGGGTGACGTTCTTCACGTTGCCCGCGCCCTCGAGGATGACCTTCACCGTCACCGGCTGGCCCAGCTCCACCCGCGTCTGGGACACCTCGAGCGACAGGTCCCACTGGCCCACCTGGGCGCTCGACATGCCCTTGGGCCCGCCCGGCGGCAGCGGCTTCACCTCCACGTCCAGCGCGTTGGAGACGCGGTGCACCCGGTGGCCGGCGAAGAGGAAGCCGGTGGTGATGTCCGCCTCGGCGGCGGTGACGGCGAGGGTGCCGCTCTTCACCGGGAAGAGCGCGCGCCGGCGCAGCAGGTAGGTGCGGTAGGGAATGCCGTTGACGACGCGCTGCTCGCCCGTGAGCTGCGTGGGGCTCTCCACGTCCTCGCTCCAGAAGCCCTCCAGCTTGGGCATGGTCACCGCATCCACGCTGGAGAGGTCCACGCGCGAGTAGATGTAGAGCGAGAGCGTCACCTGCTCGCCTACGTACACCTGCTTCTTGTCGATGGTGGCGCGCAGGAAGAGGTCCGAGTCCCCACGGGGAATCCGTACGTCCTCCTGCTGGCGCCGATCGTCGGGCTCCGCGTCCTCGTTGTCGGCGAACGGATCCTGCATGCCGCCCAAGGGAGCGGGGAAGTTGCGGAATGGATCCGGCGGCTGGCGCCCGGCCTGGGGGCGCGGCGGCTCGACGTGTCCCCGGCGCGCCGTCATCTTGACGGGCTCGGTGCGCCAGGTGCGGCCGCCCGCGGTGAGCACGGCGGGCGGGATGGTGAGGGAGCCCGGACGGTTGGCCCGCATCAGCAGCACGTGCTTGCGCACCGTCTGGATGACGGGCGGGCCGCCTCCGCTCATCTCGATGGAGCGCTGGGTGCTCTGCGAGGACGACAGCACCTCGAAGTCCTCGGGGGAGGGGGTCTGCACCTGCGCGTTGTCCGGAGGATCCACCACCACCACGGTGAGCTGGAACACGTCCTCCGTGCCCACCTCGGTGCGATCCGCCGTCTGGTAGAACTCGATGGATGCCCACGCGGGCACCGCCACCAGCCACAGGGCGAGTGCGGCCAGTGCCGCGTGGCCGCTACCAGTCCTTCTCATTGGGATTCCTCGGCCTCTTCTTCTGCTGGAAACGCCACAGCTGGAGATTCTTCTCGTTCTGCTTCATCGCATCCAGCAGGCGCTCGGCCTCCTGGCGATCGATCTCCGCCTGACTGACACCGGCATCCACCGAGTCCATTTCACCCTCGGTGCCACCGTCCGACTCGGTGCCTTCCTCTTCACTCGGACCGCCGTCCCCCTCGCCGCCATCGCCCTCGCCGCCGTCACCCGGGCCCCCATCCTCACCGCCATCGGCGCCCCCATCCTGCTGGCCGCCGTCGCCCTGGCCCGCATCGCCCTGGCCCCCATCCGGCTGGCCCGCGTCACCCTGCCCACCGTCGGGCTGGCCTCCATCCATTCCACCGTCCATGC
The sequence above is drawn from the Archangium gephyra genome and encodes:
- a CDS encoding BatD family protein gives rise to the protein MRRTGSGHAALAALALWLVAVPAWASIEFYQTADRTEVGTEDVFQLTVVVVDPPDNAQVQTPSPEDFEVLSSSQSTQRSIEMSGGGPPVIQTVRKHVLLMRANRPGSLTIPPAVLTAGGRTWRTEPVKMTARRGHVEPPRPQAGRQPPDPFRNFPAPLGGMQDPFADNEDAEPDDRRQQEDVRIPRGDSDLFLRATIDKKQVYVGEQVTLSLYIYSRVDLSSVDAVTMPKLEGFWSEDVESPTQLTGEQRVVNGIPYRTYLLRRRALFPVKSGTLAVTAAEADITTGFLFAGHRVHRVSNALDVEVKPLPPGGPKGMSSAQVGQWDLSLEVSQTRVELGQPVTVKVILEGAGNVKNVTPPRLEAPPALKVYDPTTTDKVVPDKWRIQGRRVQEYLVMAQRTGTFSLPPLEFPYFDPRTGRYEVARTEPVELTVEPGAGGVSSAPVVPSPTHVTDAAAEQKNVLTANGLRPLRYQARFEEPAAAVWQRPFFVPVVLSPLGLLFALGLVGLVRGRLSNPDELSRNRQRAKAARKRLAEAEKLREGSSSAFYGEVEKAVLNFLEARLHAPVGGLTRDALDAKLSEAGVDAERRQRVRFVLEACDTGRFAPGAEAAARERILDDAAAVMEGWDK